The following coding sequences lie in one Halorarum halophilum genomic window:
- a CDS encoding small ribosomal subunit Rsm22 family protein, protein MSVDREALRDTAKYLRHARPVDPEEVFEYLPDQPHPAVVRQALREEAFDLGLFEREDGAFVPANDEPADPPGWEPAAFPDRYADVLEDLLVERYGPDWHDGESGERLREVVSRLKEDYYRGRDVDYDADAALGYAIYHLPDFYAAVGYVLDTLAERRLLPRRLRVLDVGAGTGGPTLGLHDYLPDDALVDYHAVEPSANADVLERLLAETRRNFRSTVHRTTAEAFDPASVGEADLVLFGNVLSELADPEAVVREYLGALAEDGACVLLAPADLETSTGMREVERAVATPDSDVTVYAPDLRLWPGEAPSDRGWSFDERPDLAVPGFQRRLDDAARRGPEDDPGEFVNVDVKFSYAVLRTDGERRVPVVASRERHARMADSEDHVTDRVNLLAVKLSANLAGPDANPLFKVGDGSERLEHYAVLTGESAMNSDLRAAPYGAVLSFENVLVLWNDDEGAYNLVCEKETVVETLAR, encoded by the coding sequence ATGAGCGTCGACCGCGAGGCCCTCCGGGACACGGCGAAGTACCTCCGGCACGCCCGCCCGGTCGACCCCGAGGAGGTCTTCGAGTACCTCCCCGACCAGCCCCACCCGGCCGTCGTCCGGCAGGCGCTCCGGGAGGAGGCGTTCGACCTCGGGCTGTTCGAGCGGGAGGACGGCGCGTTCGTCCCTGCGAACGACGAGCCGGCCGACCCGCCGGGCTGGGAGCCGGCGGCATTCCCCGACCGCTACGCGGACGTCCTCGAGGACCTGCTGGTCGAACGATACGGGCCGGACTGGCACGATGGGGAGAGCGGTGAGCGGCTTCGCGAGGTCGTGAGTCGGCTGAAGGAGGACTACTACCGAGGCCGCGACGTCGACTACGACGCGGACGCCGCGCTCGGCTACGCGATCTACCACCTGCCCGATTTCTACGCCGCCGTCGGGTACGTCCTCGACACCCTCGCCGAGCGCCGCCTGCTCCCCCGTCGGCTCCGCGTGCTCGACGTCGGCGCGGGCACCGGCGGGCCGACGCTTGGCCTGCACGACTACCTCCCCGACGACGCGCTGGTGGACTACCACGCCGTCGAGCCGAGCGCGAACGCCGACGTGCTGGAGCGCCTGCTCGCCGAGACGCGCCGCAACTTCCGGTCGACCGTCCACCGCACGACCGCCGAGGCGTTCGACCCCGCCTCGGTCGGCGAGGCGGACCTGGTCCTGTTCGGGAACGTCCTCTCGGAACTCGCCGACCCCGAGGCGGTCGTCCGGGAGTACCTCGGCGCGCTCGCCGAGGACGGCGCCTGCGTCCTGCTCGCGCCCGCGGACCTCGAGACGTCCACCGGGATGCGCGAGGTCGAGCGCGCGGTGGCGACGCCCGACTCGGACGTGACCGTCTACGCGCCCGACCTCCGGCTGTGGCCCGGCGAGGCGCCGTCGGACCGCGGCTGGTCGTTCGACGAGCGCCCGGATCTCGCGGTACCGGGGTTCCAGCGGCGACTCGACGACGCGGCCCGGCGCGGCCCCGAGGACGACCCGGGCGAGTTCGTGAACGTGGACGTGAAGTTCTCCTACGCGGTCCTGCGGACGGACGGCGAACGGCGCGTCCCGGTCGTCGCCAGCCGCGAACGACACGCCCGGATGGCCGACTCCGAGGACCACGTCACCGACCGGGTGAACCTCCTCGCGGTGAAGCTCTCGGCGAACCTCGCCGGACCGGACGCCAACCCGCTGTTCAAGGTCGGCGACGGCTCCGAGCGGCTTGAGCACTACGCCGTGCTCACCGGCGAGTCGGCGATGAACAGCGACCTGCGGGCGGCGCCCTACGGCGCCGTGCTCTCGTTCGAGAACGTCCTCGTCCTCTGGAACGACGACGAGGGCGCCTACAACCTGGTGTGCGAGAAGGAGACGGTCGTCGAGACGCTCGCTCGCTAG
- a CDS encoding prephenate dehydrogenase/arogenate dehydrogenase family protein — MRLFVVGAGEMGRWLARTLRPAVDRVAFADTNPQVAMDAADEMVDGRVVPLDTDEAFDCVALAVPIPAVPEAVEAHAPNAATGALVDVSGAMTEPLAAMAEHAEAEYASFHPLFAPPRAPGRVAYVPGESGSVVERVRETMREADNDVFETTAAEHDEAMRTVQTGAHTAVLAYALAAEDVPKEFHTPVSEPLSELAGTVTAGDAAVYGDIREAFGGADAIAEAAAELAEADSDSFSELFAEARERVGSDPREGAGRRRGGGETEGSRSGDGE; from the coding sequence ATGCGACTGTTCGTCGTCGGCGCCGGGGAGATGGGCCGCTGGCTGGCGCGGACGCTCCGGCCGGCGGTCGACCGCGTCGCGTTCGCCGACACGAACCCCCAGGTGGCGATGGACGCCGCCGACGAGATGGTCGACGGGCGGGTCGTCCCCCTCGACACCGACGAGGCGTTCGACTGCGTCGCGCTCGCGGTCCCCATCCCGGCCGTCCCGGAGGCCGTGGAGGCGCACGCACCCAACGCGGCGACCGGGGCGCTGGTGGACGTCTCCGGCGCGATGACCGAGCCGCTGGCCGCGATGGCCGAGCACGCGGAGGCCGAGTACGCGAGCTTCCACCCGCTGTTCGCGCCGCCGCGCGCACCGGGCCGCGTGGCCTACGTCCCCGGGGAATCCGGATCCGTCGTCGAGCGGGTCCGCGAGACCATGCGGGAGGCGGACAACGACGTGTTCGAGACGACCGCAGCCGAGCACGACGAGGCAATGCGGACGGTCCAGACGGGCGCCCACACCGCGGTGCTCGCGTACGCGCTCGCGGCCGAAGACGTGCCCAAGGAGTTCCACACCCCCGTCTCCGAGCCGCTCTCGGAGCTCGCAGGGACGGTGACCGCCGGCGACGCGGCGGTGTACGGCGACATACGCGAGGCGTTCGGCGGCGCCGACGCGATCGCCGAGGCGGCCGCCGAACTCGCCGAGGCGGATAGCGACTCGTTCTCGGAGCTGTTCGCCGAGGCCCGCGAGCGGGTGGGGAGCGACCCCCGCGAGGGGGCCGGCCGGCGACGCGGCGGTGGCGAAACCGAGGGAAGTCGATCCGGGGACGGCGAATGA
- a CDS encoding M24 family metallopeptidase — MDPDLSQLDSLLAETGADAYCIDADSADSNQLYLSGFDAPDPFFTAYTGDSLAVLVSGLEYGRASKESRADTVARLAEYDHYERVDEYGEAEGTARTYATFLADLDAESVLVPDRFPVGVADGLRDRGVDVGVDHDDVVEMVRATKTPEEVDHVKRAQDANEAAMGAAEELIRAADVDADGTLVVEGDPLTSERVQEEIEVTLLRHGCSLDETIVACGADAADPHDRGSGPLSANETIIIDIFPRGKASKYHADMTRTFVKGEASEEVRRRFEVTHRALEAAFDALEPGATGADVHDAVCDLYEEEGYETLRSDSTTETGFIHSTGHGVGLDVHEAPGLNPRGGELKPGHVVTIEPGLYDPEVGGVRIEDIAVVTEDGYENFTDYPVELELE, encoded by the coding sequence ATGGATCCTGATCTCTCGCAGCTCGACTCGCTTCTCGCGGAGACGGGTGCGGACGCCTACTGCATCGACGCCGACAGCGCGGACTCGAACCAGCTCTACCTCTCCGGGTTCGACGCGCCGGACCCGTTCTTCACCGCCTACACCGGCGACTCGCTCGCGGTGCTCGTCTCGGGGCTGGAGTACGGCCGGGCGAGCAAGGAGTCACGGGCCGACACGGTCGCCCGCCTCGCGGAGTACGACCACTACGAGCGCGTCGACGAGTACGGCGAGGCCGAGGGGACCGCGCGGACCTACGCCACGTTCCTCGCCGACCTCGACGCCGAGTCGGTACTGGTCCCGGACCGCTTCCCGGTCGGCGTCGCCGACGGCCTGCGAGACCGGGGGGTCGACGTCGGCGTCGACCACGACGACGTCGTGGAGATGGTCCGGGCGACCAAGACGCCGGAGGAGGTCGACCACGTCAAACGTGCCCAGGACGCGAACGAGGCCGCGATGGGGGCCGCCGAGGAGCTCATTCGCGCGGCCGACGTCGACGCCGACGGGACGCTGGTGGTCGAGGGCGACCCGCTCACGAGCGAGCGCGTCCAGGAGGAGATCGAGGTGACGTTGCTCCGGCACGGCTGCTCGCTCGACGAGACCATCGTCGCCTGCGGCGCCGACGCGGCCGACCCCCACGACCGGGGGAGCGGGCCGCTCTCGGCGAACGAGACGATCATCATCGACATCTTCCCGCGCGGGAAGGCGTCGAAGTACCACGCCGACATGACCCGGACGTTCGTGAAGGGCGAGGCGAGCGAGGAGGTCCGGCGCCGCTTCGAGGTGACCCACCGGGCGCTGGAGGCCGCGTTCGACGCGCTCGAACCGGGCGCCACCGGAGCCGACGTCCACGACGCGGTCTGTGACCTGTACGAGGAGGAGGGGTACGAGACGCTCCGCTCGGACTCCACGACCGAGACAGGGTTTATCCACTCGACGGGACACGGCGTCGGCCTCGACGTGCACGAGGCCCCCGGCCTGAACCCCCGCGGCGGCGAACTGAAGCCGGGCCACGTCGTCACCATCGAACCCGGCCTGTACGACCCCGAGGTGGGCGGCGTCCGCATCGAGGACATCGCCGTCGTCACCGAGGACGGCTACGAGAACTTCACCGACTACCCGGTCGAACTGGAACTGGAGTAG
- a CDS encoding helix-turn-helix domain-containing protein, whose amino-acid sequence MATVAAFTVGADEFPLGAVFEDLPGVTVELERVVPTSDAVVPYFWVRNADESDVVRSFRVHPGAGNVELIDSVGDEQLLRCTWDPAQLGMLLAIEETGVTLLSGVGNSEHWTFEIRGDDREAVARFQAYCLEHDVPITLTSVQRLTPSDRRAVDGLTDLQREALLLAYERGYFDTPRRATLEELAAELDITRQSFAARLRRGHRTLIDVALL is encoded by the coding sequence ATGGCAACGGTGGCGGCGTTCACTGTGGGCGCCGACGAGTTCCCGCTGGGGGCGGTGTTCGAGGACCTTCCGGGAGTCACCGTCGAACTGGAACGGGTCGTCCCGACGAGCGACGCGGTCGTCCCATACTTCTGGGTCCGCAACGCCGACGAGTCGGACGTCGTCCGGAGCTTCCGGGTGCACCCGGGGGCAGGGAACGTCGAACTGATCGACAGCGTCGGCGACGAACAGCTCCTCCGGTGTACCTGGGACCCGGCGCAGCTGGGAATGCTGCTCGCCATCGAGGAGACCGGCGTGACGCTCCTCTCCGGGGTGGGAAACAGCGAGCACTGGACGTTCGAGATCCGCGGCGACGACCGGGAGGCGGTCGCGCGGTTCCAGGCGTACTGCCTGGAGCACGACGTTCCCATCACGCTGACGAGCGTGCAACGGCTCACACCGTCCGATCGACGAGCGGTCGACGGCCTGACCGACCTCCAGCGCGAGGCGTTGCTGCTCGCCTACGAACGGGGGTACTTTGACACGCCGAGGCGAGCGACGCTTGAGGAACTTGCGGCGGAACTCGACATCACCCGGCAGTCGTTCGCGGCTCGCCTCCGACGGGGTCACCGGACCCTGATCGACGTCGCCCTGCTGTAG
- a CDS encoding HalOD1 output domain-containing protein, protein MDQHQRGPTDDTDDASGFGLCSFAEFEYRPKTNSYEARYDEQTVPPSIAVIGAMSLLLDEAPEDLVSLGESVDLEALDALLSSGASRVGNEASVSFRYYERDISVDTEGTITVGEPVAEEADIGANGRVSSTTL, encoded by the coding sequence ATGGACCAGCATCAACGCGGGCCAACCGATGATACCGACGACGCTTCCGGGTTCGGGCTCTGTTCGTTCGCGGAGTTCGAGTACCGGCCGAAGACCAACAGCTACGAGGCGCGATACGACGAGCAGACGGTTCCCCCGTCCATCGCCGTGATCGGCGCGATGTCGCTCCTGCTCGACGAGGCGCCGGAGGATCTCGTCTCCCTCGGGGAGAGCGTCGACCTGGAGGCGCTCGACGCGCTCCTCTCGTCCGGCGCGAGCCGGGTCGGAAACGAGGCGAGCGTCAGTTTCCGCTACTACGAGCGGGATATCAGCGTCGACACGGAAGGGACGATCACGGTCGGCGAACCGGTGGCTGAGGAGGCCGATATCGGAGCGAACGGTCGGGTCAGTTCGACCACCTTGTGA
- the aroA gene encoding 3-phosphoshikimate 1-carboxyvinyltransferase, whose translation MDAHVTPSRVRGRARAPPSKSYTHRALLAAGYGDGTVVSDPLDSADPRATGRAVTAFGGAVEWDDDANVARVEGFDGRPGTPEDVVDCGNSGTTMRLVTAAAGLAEDLVVFTGDSSLRSRPQGPLLDAVESLGGRAESTRRNGRAPLVVGDGMTGGTVAIPGDVSSQFVTALLMAGAVTDEGVAVELETELKSAPYVEITREVLADFDVETERTDAGFRVPGDQSYRADEYAVPGDFSSMSYLLAAGAVAAADGEAVVVEGARPSAQGDSAIVEILERMGADVDWDREAGEITVSRSHLSGVEVDVGDTPDLLPTIAVLGAVADGDTRIVNAEHVRYKETDRVSAMAEELESMGASVTEEPDSLAVHGDRTDLRGATVDGRGDHRLVMALAVAGLVADGETTVRGAEHVEVSFPGFFDTLEDLGASVGVE comes from the coding sequence ATGGACGCACACGTTACTCCGTCCCGGGTTCGGGGACGGGCGCGCGCACCGCCGTCGAAGAGTTACACGCACCGGGCACTCCTCGCCGCGGGCTACGGCGACGGAACCGTCGTCAGCGACCCACTCGACAGCGCTGACCCGAGAGCGACCGGCCGGGCCGTGACTGCCTTCGGCGGCGCTGTCGAGTGGGACGACGATGCGAACGTCGCCCGCGTCGAGGGGTTCGACGGCCGGCCCGGGACGCCCGAGGACGTCGTCGACTGCGGGAACTCCGGGACGACGATGCGGCTGGTTACCGCCGCCGCCGGCCTCGCCGAGGACCTCGTCGTGTTCACGGGCGACTCGTCGCTCCGCTCCCGACCGCAGGGGCCGCTCCTCGACGCCGTCGAGTCGCTGGGCGGCCGGGCCGAGTCGACCCGGCGAAACGGGCGGGCGCCGCTCGTCGTCGGCGACGGAATGACCGGGGGGACCGTCGCCATCCCCGGCGACGTCTCCTCGCAGTTCGTCACCGCGCTTCTCATGGCCGGCGCCGTGACCGACGAGGGCGTCGCCGTGGAACTCGAGACCGAACTCAAGTCGGCGCCGTACGTCGAGATCACCCGCGAGGTGCTGGCCGACTTCGACGTCGAGACCGAGCGAACCGACGCGGGGTTCCGTGTCCCCGGCGACCAGTCCTACCGCGCCGACGAGTACGCGGTCCCCGGCGACTTCTCCTCGATGTCCTACCTGCTCGCCGCCGGCGCCGTCGCGGCCGCCGACGGCGAGGCGGTCGTCGTGGAGGGCGCCCGACCGAGCGCGCAGGGTGATTCCGCGATCGTGGAGATCCTCGAGCGGATGGGCGCCGACGTCGACTGGGACCGCGAGGCGGGCGAGATCACCGTCTCCCGGTCGCACCTCTCCGGCGTCGAGGTCGACGTTGGCGACACGCCGGACCTCCTCCCGACGATCGCGGTCCTCGGCGCGGTCGCCGACGGCGACACCCGAATCGTGAACGCCGAGCACGTCCGCTACAAGGAGACCGACCGGGTGAGCGCGATGGCCGAGGAGCTCGAGTCGATGGGCGCGTCGGTGACGGAGGAACCCGACTCGCTCGCCGTCCACGGCGATCGGACGGACCTCCGGGGCGCGACCGTCGACGGGCGCGGGGACCACCGCCTCGTGATGGCGCTCGCCGTCGCCGGCCTCGTCGCCGACGGCGAGACGACCGTCCGGGGCGCCGAACACGTGGAGGTCTCCTTCCCGGGGTTCTTCGACACCCTGGAGGACCTCGGCGCCTCGGTCGGAGTGGAGTAA
- a CDS encoding iron-containing alcohol dehydrogenase family protein — MDTDPFTFDFQPGAIHYGRGRVADLGAALADEGLDRALVVCGSNVGANRDLMDPVEAGLGDRLVGVFDGTTPDKRAETAVRAAERADELDADAFVPVGGGSSLDVATVASALRADGRGVADVRSEVRETGGISMPDDESALTPLVPVPTTLAGADMSVIAGITVDLGDEVVSTGVGGEALMPAAFCYDPALFETTPRGVLAGSAMNGFDKAVETLYTRNRSAITDATATRAVRFLLDGLPSMFDSEAAMDRAVAGIVLAQYGVSRPGAMTLNVVHAFGHGLRDAFGMQQGVAHAVVAPHVLDDLLDSEADTEALSDAFDAHGDDGVVDGVTELRDRLGLPERLGDVNGTSRDGLDEAAEVTATDRLLANAPEGYELTEADARRLLDAAW; from the coding sequence ATGGACACCGATCCCTTCACCTTCGACTTCCAGCCGGGAGCGATCCACTACGGCCGGGGCCGCGTCGCCGACCTCGGCGCGGCGCTCGCGGACGAGGGGCTCGACCGGGCGCTCGTCGTCTGCGGTTCGAACGTCGGGGCGAACAGGGACCTGATGGACCCGGTCGAGGCGGGACTGGGCGACAGGCTGGTCGGCGTGTTCGACGGGACGACGCCCGACAAGCGCGCTGAGACGGCCGTCCGCGCCGCCGAGCGGGCCGACGAACTCGACGCGGACGCATTCGTCCCGGTCGGCGGCGGGTCCAGCCTCGACGTGGCGACGGTGGCGAGCGCGCTCCGGGCGGACGGCAGGGGCGTCGCCGACGTCCGGTCGGAGGTGCGCGAGACGGGCGGTATCTCGATGCCGGACGACGAGTCCGCGCTCACGCCGCTCGTCCCCGTCCCCACGACGCTCGCCGGCGCCGACATGTCGGTCATCGCCGGCATCACCGTCGATCTGGGCGACGAGGTGGTCAGCACCGGCGTCGGCGGCGAGGCGCTCATGCCGGCCGCGTTCTGTTACGACCCGGCGCTGTTCGAGACGACGCCCCGGGGCGTGCTCGCCGGCTCCGCGATGAACGGGTTCGACAAGGCAGTCGAGACGCTCTACACGCGGAATCGCTCGGCGATCACGGACGCGACGGCGACCCGGGCGGTCCGCTTCCTCCTCGACGGGCTCCCCTCCATGTTCGACTCCGAGGCGGCCATGGACCGCGCCGTCGCCGGCATCGTGCTCGCCCAGTACGGCGTCTCCCGCCCGGGCGCCATGACGCTGAACGTCGTCCACGCGTTCGGCCACGGGCTCCGGGACGCGTTCGGGATGCAGCAGGGGGTCGCACATGCCGTCGTGGCGCCCCACGTCCTCGACGACCTGCTCGACTCCGAGGCCGACACCGAGGCGCTCTCCGACGCGTTCGACGCTCACGGCGACGACGGCGTGGTTGACGGGGTGACCGAACTTCGGGACCGGCTCGGACTCCCGGAGCGGCTCGGGGACGTGAACGGGACCTCCCGCGACGGGCTGGACGAGGCGGCCGAGGTGACGGCGACGGACCGATTACTGGCGAACGCACCGGAAGGGTACGAACTCACGGAGGCGGACGCGCGGCGGCTCCTCGACGCGGCCTGGTAG
- a CDS encoding PAS domain-containing sensor histidine kinase, giving the protein MSATGRPVHALFLADGDAEPAKGAEFGVRFVPVATDDETEERLREGTFDCMVVRADDAADVTEFAGRVADVAPGLPVLWSEPDADGAETCRRVRAVSDGSLPGARRALERVSEAVWTVDEDWRVTIWNRQVVELTDVPAASALGTPLQHVLPEAVGDELEATLEDAMATGEERTVDVEWPTDGTPVECHVYPEGDGIEIHVRVRDALRPADEAAERPTGIGGRPDDWLAVVVDAMPLSVVALDDGGTVTLWNGAAEETFGWTADEAVGRYHPIVPEGSREAFEANLQQALTGEPIRGREVTRVTKDGRELELRLSTAPFTYDDAEENSRTEVIAILEDVTERKRRERQLRALQEVSNSLNLASSTEEVAREAVTAAVDVLDLELTAVWRYDADRDALVPLAGSPDTEEAFGGPPVFPAGSGLAWEAFESGEYRIYSHVHEAERRYNAETPVRSELIAPLGEQGVMITGSLTERSFDEATVDMFRTLAAAVEAALVRSDREARLERQNERLDRFADVVAHDLRNPLSVAEGFLELAEETGDPEHFGRVQGALDRMDGLVGELLTLARNADDEPSEPVELDEVVRQAWAHVDTRDAVLEHESLPEIEGNRNRLTQLFENCFGNSVEHGGNDVTIRVRPLEDGGFYMEDDGVGIPPDHYDRVFENRFTTRENGTGFGLAIVAEIAEAHGWTVEAGEGADGGARLEFRPL; this is encoded by the coding sequence ATGAGCGCGACGGGGCGGCCGGTACACGCCCTCTTTCTCGCCGATGGGGACGCCGAACCGGCCAAGGGGGCCGAGTTCGGGGTCCGATTCGTTCCCGTCGCGACGGACGACGAAACCGAGGAGCGGCTTCGCGAAGGGACGTTCGACTGTATGGTCGTTCGAGCCGACGACGCCGCGGACGTGACCGAGTTCGCCGGACGCGTCGCGGACGTTGCGCCGGGCCTCCCGGTACTCTGGTCCGAACCCGACGCCGACGGAGCCGAGACGTGTCGTCGAGTGCGAGCGGTGTCGGACGGGTCCCTCCCAGGTGCCCGACGTGCGCTCGAACGCGTGTCCGAGGCCGTTTGGACGGTCGACGAGGACTGGCGCGTCACGATCTGGAACCGGCAGGTTGTCGAGTTGACCGACGTCCCGGCGGCGTCCGCGCTGGGAACGCCCCTACAACACGTGCTCCCTGAGGCAGTCGGGGACGAACTGGAGGCGACGCTGGAGGACGCGATGGCCACCGGTGAGGAGCGGACGGTCGACGTCGAGTGGCCGACGGACGGCACGCCGGTCGAGTGCCACGTCTACCCCGAGGGGGACGGGATCGAAATCCACGTCCGCGTTCGAGACGCTCTTCGACCCGCGGACGAGGCCGCGGAGAGACCCACTGGGATCGGCGGGCGTCCGGACGACTGGCTCGCCGTCGTCGTCGATGCGATGCCGTTGAGCGTCGTCGCGCTCGACGACGGCGGCACCGTCACCCTCTGGAACGGGGCAGCGGAGGAGACGTTCGGCTGGACGGCCGACGAGGCGGTCGGCCGGTACCACCCCATCGTCCCGGAGGGGAGTCGCGAGGCCTTCGAGGCGAACCTCCAGCAAGCGCTCACGGGGGAACCGATCCGTGGACGGGAGGTGACGCGGGTGACGAAGGACGGCCGGGAGCTCGAACTCAGGCTGTCGACGGCTCCGTTCACCTACGACGACGCGGAGGAGAACTCGAGGACGGAGGTCATCGCGATACTCGAGGACGTCACCGAGCGGAAGCGTCGGGAGCGACAGCTCCGCGCGCTCCAGGAGGTGAGCAACTCGCTGAACCTGGCCTCGTCTACCGAGGAGGTCGCACGCGAGGCCGTCACGGCCGCCGTCGACGTGCTCGACCTGGAACTGACCGCCGTCTGGCGGTACGACGCCGACCGGGACGCCCTCGTCCCGCTCGCCGGGAGCCCCGATACCGAGGAGGCGTTCGGCGGGCCGCCGGTGTTCCCCGCCGGATCCGGGCTCGCGTGGGAGGCGTTCGAATCCGGCGAGTACCGGATCTACAGTCACGTCCACGAGGCCGAGCGTCGATACAACGCCGAGACGCCCGTCCGGTCGGAGCTCATCGCGCCGCTGGGCGAACAGGGGGTGATGATAACCGGGTCGCTGACGGAGCGGTCGTTCGACGAGGCGACCGTCGACATGTTCCGAACGCTCGCGGCGGCCGTCGAGGCTGCGCTCGTCCGGAGCGACCGCGAGGCGCGACTCGAGCGCCAGAACGAGCGGCTCGACCGCTTCGCGGACGTCGTCGCACACGACCTCCGGAACCCCCTCTCGGTCGCCGAGGGGTTCCTCGAACTGGCCGAGGAGACCGGCGACCCGGAGCACTTCGGACGGGTCCAGGGCGCGCTCGACCGGATGGACGGGCTCGTCGGGGAGCTCCTCACGCTGGCACGGAACGCGGACGACGAGCCGTCGGAGCCGGTTGAACTCGACGAGGTCGTCCGGCAGGCCTGGGCGCACGTAGACACGCGCGACGCCGTCCTCGAACACGAGTCACTCCCGGAGATAGAGGGAAACCGGAACCGACTCACGCAGCTGTTCGAGAACTGTTTCGGGAACAGCGTCGAGCACGGGGGGAACGACGTCACGATCCGCGTCAGACCGCTCGAGGACGGCGGGTTCTACATGGAGGACGACGGCGTCGGCATCCCGCCCGACCACTACGACAGGGTGTTCGAGAACCGGTTCACCACGCGGGAGAACGGGACCGGGTTCGGCCTGGCGATCGTCGCCGAGATCGCGGAGGCACACGGCTGGACGGTCGAGGCAGGCGAGGGCGCGGACGGCGGTGCGCGGCTGGAGTTCCGCCCGCTGTGA
- a CDS encoding cytochrome P450 has protein sequence MSHESARPPESVGGPDGIPFLGSFLDLRRDSFGFRERVADEYGGLARYTVLGTDVFLVTDPALVEQVLVHDNQRYVKGDLFQQSLGPVLGNGLLNSEGEFWRRQRHLIQPAFTPDRIAEYAGMMTESTADATAGWRDGEVRDVHGEMMALTLDIVATALMGVDIRDRTPAVGAVLDTVMEASVGSLVDLLPAWVPTPERQAVDEAVATLDRIVDEIIAEKRADPGEDVVSALLRAEDESGEGMSDEQIRDEVKTLLLAGHETTALALTFTLHLLARHPEVERELLGELDDVLGGDRPTLADVGELSYLEKVVTESMRVLPPVHGILREPTEDVTLGGVRIPAGSTLSISQWVVHRDGDIYDDPESFRPERWTDEMEADLPRLGYFPFSAGPRRCIGDRFAMLEAKLVLATMLQEYRLELVEPADLDLLASITSRPKNPVRMRIHERADGEAATHGDRADGNVPAEE, from the coding sequence ATGAGTCACGAGAGCGCGCGGCCGCCCGAGAGCGTCGGGGGGCCCGACGGGATCCCCTTCCTGGGCTCGTTTCTGGACCTCCGGCGCGACTCCTTCGGCTTCCGGGAGCGCGTCGCGGACGAGTACGGCGGGCTGGCCAGGTACACGGTGCTCGGCACGGACGTGTTCCTCGTCACCGACCCGGCACTCGTCGAACAGGTGCTCGTCCACGACAACCAGCGGTACGTGAAGGGCGACCTGTTCCAGCAGTCGCTCGGGCCCGTGCTCGGCAACGGGCTCCTCAACAGCGAGGGGGAGTTCTGGCGCCGACAGCGTCACCTCATCCAGCCGGCGTTCACCCCCGACCGTATCGCGGAGTACGCCGGGATGATGACCGAGAGCACGGCAGACGCGACCGCCGGCTGGCGCGACGGCGAGGTGCGGGACGTTCACGGGGAGATGATGGCGCTGACGCTCGACATCGTCGCCACGGCGCTCATGGGCGTGGACATCCGCGACCGCACCCCGGCCGTCGGCGCCGTGCTCGACACCGTGATGGAGGCGTCGGTCGGGTCGCTGGTCGATCTCCTGCCAGCCTGGGTGCCGACGCCCGAGCGACAGGCCGTCGACGAGGCCGTCGCAACGCTGGACCGGATCGTCGACGAGATCATCGCGGAGAAGCGCGCCGACCCGGGCGAGGACGTGGTGTCGGCGCTCCTCCGCGCGGAGGACGAGTCTGGTGAGGGGATGAGCGACGAGCAGATCCGCGACGAGGTGAAGACGCTGCTGCTCGCGGGCCACGAGACGACCGCACTGGCGCTCACGTTCACCCTCCACCTGCTCGCCCGTCATCCGGAGGTGGAGCGAGAACTCCTCGGCGAACTCGACGACGTACTCGGCGGCGACCGGCCGACGCTGGCCGACGTCGGGGAGTTGTCCTACCTGGAGAAGGTCGTCACGGAGTCGATGCGTGTGCTCCCGCCCGTACACGGTATCCTCCGGGAGCCGACCGAGGACGTGACGCTGGGCGGCGTTCGGATCCCCGCCGGTTCGACGCTGTCCATCAGCCAGTGGGTCGTCCACCGCGACGGCGACATCTACGACGATCCGGAGTCGTTCCGGCCCGAGCGCTGGACCGACGAGATGGAGGCCGACCTCCCCCGCCTCGGCTACTTCCCCTTCTCCGCCGGACCGCGTCGGTGTATCGGCGACCGGTTCGCGATGCTCGAGGCGAAGCTCGTGCTGGCGACGATGCTGCAGGAGTACCGCCTCGAACTCGTCGAACCGGCCGACCTCGACCTGCTGGCGAGCATCACCTCGCGGCCGAAGAACCCGGTTCGGATGCGAATACACGAGCGAGCCGACGGCGAGGCGGCGACCCACGGCGACCGCGCTGACGGGAACGTCCCGGCCGAGGAGTGA